AGGAAAAATTATCGGATCGGGTCATTTGTGCAGATAACATAGACTTAAAGACTAATTATTTGTCATCCATACCTTTTCTGtatggttttatttttaatttttggaataTGACACTCAGATCGGCCTTCATTTCGTCATGGCTGTGGCAAACCTTGATTCTCCCTtctcattttagtaatttttattttctttttcatagtACTTCCAACTCATGCTTCTGCTATCAAGTTCTGTTTTACATGTGAGGCTCCCTTGTAagcataattttatttgttctcCAGTTCTACAGCCAAGATACGCAGCGAAGTTCTCTCTCCCTTTCGGTCTTTTCGGATGTTCTTTTATCTTGCTTTCATAGCAAGTGGTTCTCTGGGGGGATTAATAGCAACCACGCAATTGATTGCTGCATTAACAAATTCATCAAGGGCAGCTGCAGTACCCGAAATCTTGAACGGTCTTGGCATAGACATTGGAGCAGTATCTCTTTTTGCATTTCTTTATTCAAGGGATAATACTGCTAAGAATGCACAACTGGCTAGGCTCTCAAGAGAGGAAAGCCTTTCAAATCTTAAGCTCCGTGTGGACGAAAAGAGAGTTATTCCTCTCAGCTCTTTGAGAGGGATTGCTCGCCTTGTAATCTGTGCTGGCCCTGCATCCTTTGTTGCAGAGTCTTTTCGATTAAGTGAACCTTTCACTGAAGGCCTTTTGGACAGAGGGGTGCTTGTAGTACCCTTTGCTACAGATGGAAATCTACCTGGTTTTGAGTTTGATGAAAATGAAGAGACACAGGATATTACCGCCAAAAGGAAGAGACTCTGGCAGCTGGCTCCTTTTAATATTTCTGAGTGGTCCAAGTGAGTAACCAGGTTCATTAAAAAAAGAGTTTATAAAACCGTTGCTATCTCTCTCATAGCTAATGTTCTCCTTATCAACAATAGGTGGTTAGATGAACAGAAGAAGCTGGCTGGTGTCTCCTCTGATTCTCCTGTGTAAGTATTCTATGTATTATACATTTGAACAGTGAAGTTCATGAATTTgacatgcatatatgcataCCTTATTCTATTATAATTAACGCCATGTTAGATTCCAACATCTCCCAACCACACCCCCCTTATTTaattcttgtatttattttctttccttttgataGTAATGAAATATGGCCCGAATCATTGTTCATCTTTAGagattggaaagaaaaattttactgaGTTTTTCAATCCATATAATCAGCTGTAAAAGGTTTGTTTGTGGGACAGATACTCTTGGAATAGTTGTGGTAAGTTAGCATAAGTGTGTTTAAGcgattttaggttttttttttttttgtaattcatTTTGCAGGTATCTATCTTTGAGGATGGATGGGCGTGTCCGTGGCAGTGGTGTTGGTTACCCTCCTTGGAATGCTTTTGTTGCACAATTACCTCCTGCAAAGGGGATGTGGTCAGGTCTCCTGGATGGCATGGATGGAAGAATACTTTGAAGAAACTATCTTGTTTACAAACGGCTCTTTCTCCACAGCTTCCTGGAATTATAATACATCCCTTCACTCCTTTATGATAAAAGATATGATGCCTTCTTGTGAACTTAGTGATATCTGTTGGTTATTTATACTTTAATTTATGTGTTCTTTTTACTGTCCTCCCCCTGACTTCCTACCTATGCAGTGTTCTGTTAGAATAGGTTTTTCTCGTGCATTTAACATATAGCCGACTTTTTTTCTTGTGAGCaagattattagtatttttgTTGTATTATTCTTTTGATATACAAGGAGGATTGTTATCAATGGCAAGgtatgatgatgaacatgcaTACTATGATATCATGCTGGAGGCATATGTATTAAGTTATTGAGTTGTTCCTACTTTTAACTATTTGGAAGATATTTCACCAACACAATGAAGATCATGACTGTGAAAACATCCATGATTGATTCTCTGCCAAAAATATGAACAGTAGGGTCTACTACTAAGCGTTCAATTTGATAGTGCCAAGgttaattttgataattatcACAAGAGAAGGAAATGAGCAGTTTTTTCATATTGTTTTATTAGCTCTAAAATTCATTATAGTTATCATAACAGGCTGCTCCAAACTGGGAAAATtgtgcatctctctctctccccctcccccacccccacccccaaaaAAACATACACTCACACACCAATTTTTCTCGAACTTTGGACCTCCAGCTCTGCCAAAGAACACAAGCAGGGCCAAAAATCCTATTAGCCATGTGTAACTTGTCTACAACTAATTGCAATTGCTGAATATATTCCGGCTGGCTTCCACCATTCAAGCAGAAGCTTTGGATACATGCATTCATGCCAAATTGGTGAGAAGGCATTGTCCAGATCTTCCATTTCATTTGCTCTACTAACTCTCTGGCACATCCACTACAGGGACTCACAAGTTTCTGCTACCAACCTTATGGTTGTACAAGGTTAgaccttttcagtttgtgtCCAGAAAGGCAACTTAAATGAGGGTGTTTTAGCCTTTTCCATTAGTGGGATAATTTTAGAATGGTTTAATTTTGTCAGCCCTGCACTTCAGATGTAGACTTGTAGTTGATCATTGCATGAGACATCAACGGAGACTGAACCATCCTGCATATAACTGGATGGCTTTAGTAGTTTAGATAAATGAGTTAGTTAATTGTTGTTGTATAATCATGCAACCAAGAATATTTCTCCTCATTGTAATCAATGTGATGATATATCTTGGGCAAAGGAACAGTTTCTATTAATCTTGGGATGAGAATATGTTCATTTCCCGGGGCACAGACACAGTACTTAGGATGTCATgccaataaaatttaatgtttactCAAGTAATTTTAATTACATGTATGTTATGATGGGATGAGAATATCATGCCGTCTATAGTCTGAGAGTACCAAATAATTTTCCTTGATGAACATTTAACATGGTTTGAGAGAAACGCAGAATTACAACTGGTGCTTTTTATATTACGTACATCATGCACAAAGGTAGGGGGTTTTATACAACTTAGAGCAAGAAAAACATTGAATAAAATTTCAATTCCGTGAGGAGAGAATAATTACCTTGGGAACCAAGCTAAACTATGTATGGAAGTGAGTAACGGCAATTGGTAGGCTTTCTTTTGGTGAGATCGTACCATGTGTGTATGGTCAATGATACAAATATGATCTGCAGCTGGACTTATACGCTAACATTAAGTGCAGTGGATGGGTTTTCCTTTTGGTGAGATCTTGCCTTTTGTGGTTGTATCAGCTGGACTGATGTGCTTAGCAGCCTTGTCTTCATCGTTACCTCCAATAACAGAGTTGACAGAGTTATTTAGAGCAGAAGCACTGCATTACATTTTGGGGTTTAGAATTTGAGGCTATGACAGAACCATGTTCTACCATACGTTGCTTTATAGATTTGGTGTAAGAGTCCAAGATGGTAGTGACCATCATCTTGCAATGCTATACTCTTGAGCTGTTCGTGTCAATGCCCCGCTCAAGGGCAGCATTATGTTGAAAAGGATGGGATGGTAAGTCATCCCCCTCCCAAAACCCAACTTTAATGGGATTATCATCAAGTATTGACCCTTTTGAGAATGTATGAGAATCCTCTATATGCTTTAttatttacagtttttttttttgttttttggttatttGTCAGGTCTTGGTTTATACTGAAGCAAGAAACAATTATTAGAGTTTTAAAGTTCAGCAGAATATATGCAGGAATAGTTGGCTAATTTTGGCTTCTGGATAACTGGACGATTGTCTGATGCGATGGAATAGTCTTGGAATCTCAAGTGTAATGCGCCACGTTTGAGTACTGATAGCAGCAGCCATTTTAAGCAAATCGCATTGAAGCTATGCCGAACTACCAAATAAAAGAGTGTATTTGTGTGTTTCCTTGGTTCACGCTTGCTTTGTTCTTAATCAGTTATTTGATTTTTACAATGAAAATGAAGAGTGCAACAATCCTCATCTTAGAATTTGATGTTCACAACAATATTACACGTACCAAATTGGAAAACTTATGGGGAAGGCGCAAGAGATTGTCCTGCAATCATAACTGTAGGATTAATCTTGGCCTTTTTATTCTTACAACTGGTTCAGATTACAGCCAGTATCGTGTGTGTAATGAACAATATCAATTTGGATACTCGGAGCAGCAATCATAACATTATAAGGACGAACAAAACAAGAACAAAGAGAGTATGATACAGATTCCGGGCACAAACAAGCTGAAGCTAGAGGGTGGAATAGTGGGGAGAATTACAATTATAAGAACAGTACAACAACCATATGACTCATTAAACTTCTACAATCTCATCCAAAGCATAGTTATTTGTAGATACATTAGCATAGTTAACTTTGTTGAACCGAACCACCACCGGGTAGCGAGTCTTTGGGTCCTGTGAAACACATTATTTCCATAGAGAAAGTCAAATACTTATGCTTAATATGTAagataaaagaggaaaaaaaaaaagagtaacattgaagggaaaagagaggcAGAGCACAGACCTGGTCGACTGCTACCACAGATCCAATGCCATTGTACCAGTAAGACTCTCTCCTAAGAATCTTAACCTGTGCAGTGAAAGTAGTACTTTCATTCACTTTTGTTGGCCAGATcatacatgtaaaagatgatggGAAGATGGCTAAAACTAGTGAAATGGAAACAAATAACTTTGACTCAGCCAATTCTACTAGTCCCTGATAGTAGGATATAGAATCACAAGTATTATGAGGTGTTTTTGCCTCTCAAGATTGAACTTTTCTTaaagcttcctcttcttcttcgtctttttTGTCGCAATTTGCttatgtattttcttttgaaaatcgATCAATTTGAAAATATCCAATATGCCTTGGTCCTATGAATCCCCACCACAAATATCACACATCTACACCTCACAGCTCCTCTTCAGAGCTAGATAGCTGCTAACATTTCAGGGGTTCAACTGGCAGAAAGTCCTACCTTCGTTTGGGTTATTTACTTTGGGTGAACTTGTTGCAAAGCCTAGCTATTGGACCAAGAAGAGTGATATCACCATCATCCTATATAGGCTTTCATGGCagtttgttttcccagaaattCTCTTTTACAAATTAAGCATGTATTGTGTTATAAAGAACCTTCATCTACTGCAAGTTGCTTTGAAATCAATGCATCTGGCACTTCAccacatatatgtgtgtgtataaacTGGGAACTCACCTTAGCTCCTCTTTTGGGACCAATTGGAGGTGGCTTAGGCTTTGGAGCTTCACCTCCAACTGGTGCAGGGGCGGGTGGTGGAGCTGCCCCCTCCTCAGCTGCCCTAACAACAAGCCTTgaactgctgctgctgctgctgctgttgttCTTCAAAGGGAAGAATAACATGCTGCTCCTAGCAGATGAGCTTGTGCTGCCTGTAACATTTGCTGTTAGCACAAACCCAGAAGCAGCTGATGCCATGTTGCAGCTTGCCATCTTGTactctcctctctccctctctctctctctctcccacagACACTTTctcttcaaaatgaataaagCTTAAAAGTAAACGTCggacaaaatagaataaagatTGAGAGGCTTTGAATAAACTTGTGAGAATTATCTGATCCTTGCAAGTTAAATCAATCGTTTCCTCCACTATGGTGCTGCCAACTGTGCACCATATCCCAATTCTTTGGATAATGTGATTACATGTCATCtgtgtcttttttttctttcattttgtcattttttgcTTACTGGGTGTCTGGCGTGTGGAGTAACTCGAGTGGGGTTGGAGAAATCTTTGAGCTAAAATGTTACGGAAAATTGAAAGATCTACATGCACGGTGGATTCGATCTGAGATGCAGAGAGAGAAAAGATGCAGATTGAGCTCTAAAGGGGAGATAACAACAATACTGCCACTTAGTCCTCGGTGCAAAGTATCTACGGTTTGAGTGCTTCCGGGGGAGAGAGAAATTTTGATTGATCTATGTTATTTTTCTTAGGATTGAATAGCGCGACTCCACAAGAGCAAATGTATTCGAAGATTATATACAgaagacaaaagaaaacaagCTGGTTTTGAAAttcgaaattattttaaatttatgatcATTTAACATTTGAATAAATAATGATAGATATAGTCATAAAGTATACAagcaaaaaattctatttttaaaaaagagatccaccactaaaaaaatatatgttttatgtgagtcatatatttatctatattttttaataaaagtgcATGACGCTTATATACAATATGTGTGTATCTCACTTGAATGTCGATCTCCTCTCTATTGAGATCGAGGTTCCTTTCTTATGTAACAGGTGGCGCAACCTAGGGTTCAACCTACTCAAAGAAGGGGATGAGAGGATCGGGTAGAAGCAGTTGACTAGGAAGTGATTCACGTGGGAAGTTTCAGAAGACTTCAACTAGTCTTTACTTTTTAGTTTGTAATGGGTCTAGTCTGTGAGCTTAGTTAGATGTGTTTGGCTCAGTCTTAATGGTCTAACTTAGATTTATGTTTATTTGGGTGTTAATTAGTGTCTTGTTTTTGGGCTACTGTATTTTAGCCTATTCATTATGTTAAAGTCTTTTTATCTGTCTTAGTCTCGCCCATAATCTTAGGGATGGAAGGGTAGTGCATCTGACAACGTATATATACTGCAACACTACTGTAAAGAAAACCCTAATTTGAATGTTATAGAAATTTCCTATTTTTCCATCaacctctctttcttctttctctgtgGAGTTGCTCCCCTCGAAGAGAGCAAGTCATTGTGATTCTCCTGTCATTTTCTGGTGGGTGCATTACAAATGTGGTGTCAGAGAGACACTGGTCtctgtgcaaaaaaaaaaaaagtatacaaGCATGGGAAAGAACTAGACTCAATCAACTACAGGATGGGCTCCCTGCCCTAAAAAAATCCTCAGAATCTCAATACCAAGATCTTAAAAAGTCTACTGATGCCCAATATCTACAACTAGATACAGAGCTtttagcattaaaaatgcaaaatgAGTTCATGGTACAATAGTTGGTTGTCATTACAGTGAAGTTGCATAGGAGAAATCTGCAGGTCAACCCTGGAGAGTCTTCCTCGAGCGTTCAAATGAGAGAGAAGATGTAGCACCAACAGCAACCACCTTTACATCAACATCACCAGTATCAGATAAGGGAGGTATCGAATAGGACAGTGCACCTAGACTTCCCTGTCTTTCATGGAGAGGAACCTGCGGGCTGGATTTACAAGGTAAATTAGTTCTTTGCATTTCAAAATACATTACCACAACATAAGATAAAACTTGCTTCATTCCATATAGAGGGAAAGGCCTTGGTTTGGTTTCAGGATCTAGAGGAAACTGGACAGATCTCAgattatgtgacgcccccaaatccccacgcacggatacAGGGAagtcgagacgtccagatggtgacatcacgggtcaccaccctatcgacgtgtgccaagtgtgtgtataagcaacaaatgtgcacgaagaaacacgcagtggatagcaaagtcatataactaagtaccaaaatttttcattgtttaatacaaaactgttcaaaacatacatattaaaatattacaaactacaatattattcaaatccaacaacaagacattaacttccactcagaactccggcagagccgcatcctcgggctcagcctccttctcctcttcctcgatcactgcaccaaaatctacagaaccaaaaaatggtgtcgcaagtaagtaaaatccaaacaccactagataaaaatatattaactcaaacaacatgcatgaaagaaaagccaatgcacatgacccgtaaaaccatatttttccacgcacgccaaaaacccatttggcccaaaaacataacgtttaaaaccaagtctcgtcattatcccagataatgacccaaaccaccattttcccagaaaatggatcacaaagcctcaaaaccaaatctcgccatttttctagaaaatgacccgtaaccaaaaccataaaaacgatccaattatgcatgaaccatgatctcccctagggatcatccgcacactctggctctgtgccacaccgcagttaacgactacgcatgtgacacctaaacgagcgatgcccagactcgtgcccagCACGTCCCTggtcaggccatcctctagtccccgccactctagggatcatggagtcgacacgacagcgttaccgtatcgtgcgatccggtcgtcgccctgcgacaacttAGGGGATGTCAGTTAGTATTatctactcccgagtgaccagaggagctccaccaagataataacaCATCCCGGCTTaagctcgtgagacacatgcacccgaaatccatttatgccaacaaaacatgactttctcaattaaaataaaatgcgcatgaatgcaatatataaatgcaacctcaagacataaaacaaccaaccaatcccaatcaacacatcaagcaacttcgtccttaatccatccgacccccgaactcatcggattcagtctggaatcaaccaaccaaccaaccagataaataattattgtaagagcataatatatttaaatctaaaaatagaatttgaaaaatacttacagcgttatacggtattttttgaaagctcgcggcgttgcaaacggcggaggaaaagcaacgtaacagtgtaatttacactgtggctgtgggtaataaattacccacttttgaacggggacaaaccaaagcatgaaattgataggaaatggttttgagatgattatgaagctaaaggaagtgagttttggccgtgggtggcggtggaagcggaaaaagcccaaatcggagttgagctcgtgggagctgttttggcaatggatcgaggtcagaaatgggtgggttatgttggcaagaggtaggggaagaagctgtgaagagatggtggccggaagtGGTGCAACGACGTCGTAATCGGTGAAAATCCGTGTGGCTTGAAGGAgttcgtggcggctaacggtggctcggatggaggtgaaacttggtggggatgttcaccggtggaaggggaagaaaactcggtgggtggtgtaggccacgccgtcagcgagcggcagttctgggctgagaaagcaatcggcaatagagaggaaaaacagagttggtgccgtgacttccagctgtgcatggcggctaacggctggtcggatggctctaaaaattagtggggatgatcactggtgggaaggaaagattttggtgggggtggtgcactacacggcggccggacggtgGCGTACTGGGCTGTTAAACAGGCGGCGATGggaaggagagaaaagaaagctgcgcggggagagagagaaaccggggaagaaaaagaagaaaaagaaagaagggaaagaaaagaagaaaaagaaaaaggaaaaaggaaaaaagaaaaagagaaaagagaaaaaatgaggtccaatcctcactcccggaaaccaaaaactgatccgccgaaaacgattttaaaaaccgtaaaacgactaaaataaattaaacaccacatcaaataaattaaaaccaatttaaaatacaataatttaaaataaataaactaatatattaattaaattaaaaacactctttcaatgaaaatacacgtaaaagcgggtcatcacagattaggtctcttttattaaatattta
The genomic region above belongs to Carya illinoinensis cultivar Pawnee chromosome 4, C.illinoinensisPawnee_v1, whole genome shotgun sequence and contains:
- the LOC122306096 gene encoding protein LOW PSII ACCUMULATION 1, chloroplastic, whose protein sequence is MASVANGPYVLRPPNYPHQSKGGSNNNDKIFRFLCWPSHVLRNTGWVHSNNFVAASSLSPRPPKRGSSTITRSTANKSSPSTEISSTAKIRSEVLSPFRSFRMFFYLAFIASGSLGGLIATTQLIAALTNSSRAAAVPEILNGLGIDIGAVSLFAFLYSRDNTAKNAQLARLSREESLSNLKLRVDEKRVIPLSSLRGIARLVICAGPASFVAESFRLSEPFTEGLLDRGVLVVPFATDGNLPGFEFDENEETQDITAKRKRLWQLAPFNISEWSKWLDEQKKLAGVSSDSPVYLSLRMDGRVRGSGVGYPPWNAFVAQLPPAKGMWSGLLDGMDGRIL
- the LOC122306098 gene encoding photosystem I reaction center subunit IV, chloroplastic gives rise to the protein MASCNMASAASGFVLTANVTGSTSSSARSSMLFFPLKNNSSSSSSSSRLVVRAAEEGAAPPPAPAPVGGEAPKPKPPPIGPKRGAKVKILRRESYWYNGIGSVVAVDQDPKTRYPVVVRFNKVNYANVSTNNYALDEIVEV